The following coding sequences lie in one Arachis stenosperma cultivar V10309 chromosome 5, arast.V10309.gnm1.PFL2, whole genome shotgun sequence genomic window:
- the LOC130978962 gene encoding ethylene-responsive transcription factor ERF027-like, translating into MASSSSSSKRHPLYHGIRCRGGKWVSEIRQPRKASRIWLGTFPTAEMAAAAYDVAALALKGDSAVLNLPESAGKYQIPVTNSPDDIRRAATAAAALMKKNPQEPITTPHIITVNNNDNNTLVDGINNNHIINSSSWYEDNDFMDEEAIFRMPSLLVDMAEGMLLSPPRIILSPSPPSYNSGDGGDTLWSYF; encoded by the coding sequence ATggcttcatcatcatcatcttcaaaGAGGCACCCGCTGTACCACGGAATCAGGTGTCGAGGAGGCAAATGGGTCTCCGAAATCCGGCAGCCACGTAAGGCTTCAAGAATATGGCTGGGGACGTTCCCCACGGCTGAGATGGCGGCTGCCGCCTACGACGTTGCCGCATTAGCACTCAAAGGCGACAGCGCCGTTCTCAACCTTCCTGAGTCAGCTGGAAAGTACCAAATTCCTGTAACTAACTCCCCTGATGACATCCGCAGGGCTGCCACTGCTGCTGCCGCTTTGATGAAGAAGAACCCTCAAGAACCCATCACCACTCCTCACATTATTACTgttaataataatgataataacaCTCTTGTTGATGGTATTAACAACAACCATATTATTAATTCGTCATCATGGTATGAGGATAATGATTTCATGGACGAGGAAGCTATATTCCGCATGCCAAGTTTGCTGGTGGATATGGCTGAGGGGATGCTTCTGTCGCCGCCGAGAATAATACTGAGCCCATCTCCGCCATCGTACAACTCCGGTGACGGCGGTGACACTTTGTGGAGTTACTTTTGA